The DNA segment agattttttagtttattgctttataattattttttatcagATAGAAAAAATTACTTGATCCCAACGAATATGATTGTTTTTTTTTCCtagtacaaaaaatattattattccTATTGGAATTACCTACTTGGAGTGGGATTAGAATTGATATTATAAATATCATGCAGTAAACCGTCCGAACTACACTACAATTCTTGGGAAGCATATATACAAGACAAGGAATTTCAAGAAAGTTTCCAACAGGTATTTACTCCCACTTTCAGATTAGCCAAAATATTACACTAATTTGTTGCATGTTTAGAACATTATTATGTAATCTTTCGCAATTGAACCCTCAGACTCAGGGTGTTGGTATTCCAAACGGGTGCAAATCCAGATGTCGGATCCATCATGATTGAAATTTTAAGATTAGGAATATGGATCTAGGTACGAATACATGTGCTTGTATTGGATTCGACAacagtcagacctctctataacaacattccTAAATAATAACACTTCTCTATAAAAGCCAAACTTTTTCGGaaccaatttttatgttatgttataatatatgttctttaTAACAACACTTCGCTATGACATCCAAAAATATTCGAAACAAACGAGGCTATTATAGAGCGGTTTGACTGTATATCGAAAAGTAGAGCTATAAAATATGCCTAAATTATGAGACATTATGTGAAAAACTTGCATGTCGCATGTAGAGTGTAGTAACATAATCTTTTATTCTCAAGTTGTACGTAGACATCTAGAAATCGACAATAGCTTTTGTTTTGATAAATCAAAATGCCAAATCTTATATCTAATATCTACGTAGTTTACAGTCAAAATTTGACCAGATCtgctacgtatctcgcacccatACTTAGTGTCAGTGTCGTGTCGACACGGGTGTGGCACCACAAATGAAGTATCCGCGCCAGTGGCGAAGCCACATGGTTACAAGCTTCATCGAAAAATTGCACTGTGTATATAAAATGTTACGTTTTAGAagtatataacacatattgaacaccctttgtcgggatttttttgatttctttcaaatttgaatacTCTTGAGTAAATTCCTAGCTTCGCCACTGATCCAGGCAACTTAGGTTTTCCCACGAGACTATGTATTAAGCTATATGTCTTGGTGGTATATATATATGACATGATTTAGAGAATGTTAAAAATCATCATTTATGCGATAAGACCATTAAGAATTGAAGTGCCAAAGTTGAACCTATTATTTACTAGGTGGTAAAAAAATTGAGTAAATCGTTTAACTAGCTAGTTAATGTTACAAAGTTCTATATCAATTGAAGTCTTTGAGAGATATTACAAACTGCAGATTTCATGGGTGGCAAGTGTTCAAAGAGGCCAAAAACTGGCGGATATTCAGGCAATCCGCAGTCACAATATACCCAATCGAGCTACAATTATCCGACTTATCAGGCATATTGTGGTCCACCTCCTGCATCAACGAAATATCCAAAGATCGACGATGACTACAACAGCTTAGAACAGGTTACTGGTGCGCTTGCACGTGCAGGACTAGAGTCTTCAAACTTAATTGTTGGGATCGATTTTACCAAGAGCAATGAGTGGACCGGTGCAAGGTCATTCCAGGGGAAAAGTTTGCATCGGATTGCGGATAATCAGCAAAATCCATATGAACAAGCAATATCCATCATTGGAAGAACACTATCAAAATTTGATGAGGACAACTTAATTCCTTGTTTTGGATTTGGTGATGCCTCAACACATGACCAACAAGTCTTCAGTTTCTATCCTGATGAGAAAGTATGTTATGGATTCGAGCAAGTACTGAGTCGATATAGACAATTAGTTCCTCAATTACGTCTTGCTGGACCAACGTCGTTTGCTCCTATTATTGAAATGGCAATCAGTATTGTAGAGCAGAGTGGTGGCCAATACCATGTTTTGTTGAGAATAGCAGATGGACAGGTTACAACAAGTGTAGATGCTGCGCGTGGTCAATTAAGCCCTCAAGAGAAGAGAACAGTTGAAGCAATTGTGAAAGCAAGTCAATACGCCTTGTCTATTGTTGTAGTTGGAGTTGGAGATGGGCCGTGGGACATGATGAGGGAATTCGATGACAATATACCTGCACGAGCGTTTGACAATTTTCAGTTTGTTAATTTTACAGAAATCATGTCAAAAAATGTGAACTGGTCCAGGAAAGAAGCAGAGTTTGCATTGGCAGCATTGATGGAAATACCTTCTCAGTACAAGGCAACTCTGGAGCTAAACATTTTGGGTGCTCGTCGAGTGTTGGAATTTGGCACGATTCCTCTCCCCCCTCCTCCCTATGGTGCAATTTAGTGTCACTTTTCTAGGGTTATATCTTATGGCCTTGAGAGTATCAATCACTGACTGCTTTCTGTTGTTAAAGTTTgttttttaaacttttctttaAATGTGGAACAAGTTTCTGGTTTATCAATGACTACTGCTCAAGTGTCCATGCTTATGCGCGGTCACAACCTTTATGTCCATATCAATGGTTCTCGCCTTGCCTCTACTCGCACAATGTCTCAAAACAACCGCGACATCAAAAATCCTGACTTCTTTGCATGGTATCGCCTCAATTTATCCTACGCTTCCTGCTGCTGTCACCGCTACAGCCACTGCCAAGGCTGCCTGGGATGCTTTGCACATTGCATATGCCAACAAATCTCAAACAAGAATCTTTAGATGCCAACAAATCTCAAATTTAATTGTCGACAATGTTTTGGTCCTGTCAAAAGTGAAGTCTATTTATACAGGGATGTTATATTTTTGGAAGACACCCACTAGAAGTAGTAGAAGTAAGGTTTTTAGTGAGAACCTTTAGTGGCGACCTATTGCCGCCACCAAACTAAGTGTCGAGTCGCCACAGATTCAGCGGCGAACTATATGTCGTTGGTGGAATAGCGACCTACCTTATATCTATTTTGTGACGCATTTGCTTACATTTTATGGCAACTAGGTCGCCACAAAAGCTAATTTGTTTTATTAGAGTCGCGACAAAAAGTAAACAAATAATTGCTACAAAATTAAGGTAGGTCGCTACTCAAAACGCTAACGTATAGTTCCCTGCTGAAACCA comes from the Nicotiana sylvestris chromosome 4, ASM39365v2, whole genome shotgun sequence genome and includes:
- the LOC104239769 gene encoding E3 ubiquitin-protein ligase RGLG2-like, yielding MGGKCSKRPKTGGYSGNPQSQYTQSSYNYPTYQAYCGPPPASTKYPKIDDDYNSLEQVTGALARAGLESSNLIVGIDFTKSNEWTGARSFQGKSLHRIADNQQNPYEQAISIIGRTLSKFDEDNLIPCFGFGDASTHDQQVFSFYPDEKVCYGFEQVLSRYRQLVPQLRLAGPTSFAPIIEMAISIVEQSGGQYHVLLRIADGQVTTSVDAARGQLSPQEKRTVEAIVKASQYALSIVVVGVGDGPWDMMREFDDNIPARAFDNFQFVNFTEIMSKNVNWSRKEAEFALAALMEIPSQYKATLELNILGARRVLEFGTIPLPPPPYGAI